The nucleotide sequence AACTCCCTATGACCTCCCAGGGAGGAGGTCTGGCCAGCCTGCACCACCTGCCCAACCCCAGGAAGAGATGCAAGGCACCCTCCAGGAGGGGTTACTACCTCCCTTTCTGACATTATCTCAGTGTCTCCCTTGGGTCCCCCATCTCTGTGACTCCCCATCTCTAGCTCAGagtctctctgggtctctctctgtctcccaccCCACGCCTCTATGCTTCTGGGACAAGAAATATCAGGTCCCAAGTTCGTGTCCCAAGTGAGGACAGAGGAGGAACAAGCAGAGGCgggactcccctcccatccccaccccttaCAGCATGCCCAACTGACGGGGAGGTTGCGGGGGGAGATGGGGGCTTCATTAATTAAGCTTTCCTCCAGCCACGCGGGATGTTAACGAGGTGGATGGGCCTCATTAGAGAACCGAGCCCTGGCATTAACGCCTTGGTCACACCCCTCTCCAGGGCTGATGTCTGGGGAAACTGGAGCAGGAGGCTTGGGAAACACAGCTGGGCTGGGACCCGGACTTCTGCAGGCTGGGAgaaggaggggctggggcctgggctcCCGACCCTGAGGGAGGAGGGCCTGGGGGCCCGGATCCTTCCCCCAACACACCCCTCTACTTAAAGGCCAGTCGAGGCGCTCCGCCCTCTCCCGCCCTGGGTTCACCCCGAACCCTGCGGAGAAGCCCGGACAGCAGTCACCCAGACCCGAGCGATGGAGGAGGTGCGGGAAGGACCAGAGCTCGGCGGCGGGATGGAGGAACCCGCGAGCCCCCAGGAGCCGGCGTCGCCGCCTCCGCCCCCGTCGCCGCCTTCGCCCGCGGCCCCCGAGACCCCCCGGCTCCCTGCGCCCGAGTCGCCAACCGAGGCCCACGCGCGGCAGCTGCTGCTGCAAGAGTGGGCGCCGCCGAGAGGGAGCCTGGAGCTGCCCCCGCGCCTCACCTGGAAGCTGCTCTTCCTGAGGCGGCCGCTCTACCGCAACCTACTGCGCTCGCCCAACCCCGAAGGTGCGGGGCCGTGGTCCGCGCAAGGCTGGAGCAGCCGGGAGGCCGCCACGCCTCCGTCTCCTTCCCCTGGGCTCGCTCACCTAGACCGTCGGTCTCGTCTTCTCTTTGTTTCCTTGTCTCTCTTAACTCTGTTTCTTCGTCTCTGTCTCTTGATGTGTCCCTCTGTGTTTTTATTCCTCTGCAtccttctctggggcttccccggtggcacagaggtaaagaatccacctacactgtaggagatgcgggagacgcaggttcgatccctgggtcaggaagatcccctggaggagggcatggcaacccactccagtattcttgcctgaagaatcccatggacagaggagcctagtgggctccaatccatggggtcgcaaagaatctaaCAGGCCTGAGCGGCCGAGCAGCCATGCATTCTAGCACTtccttctctgtccctttttctctCAGCgtgtctctctgtctcacttgcatctctgtctctttctacATCTTGTGTCTCTATCTCTCACAGGGTCTgtatctctccctccctcctcccatgttaccgttcagtcgctcagtcattccgactctgcgacccaatggactgcagcacgccaggcttccctgtccttcattatctcccagagctatctccctcctcccgtattctctctctttttcttggttcctctctctctttctccctctgttcCTCCCCTCTCGCCACAACGCCTTCCCCCTCCAAGCACTGGCCCTCTGACCCCAGGACATTCTCAAGGCTCTCCTAGGGCCCTGACTCACTCCCTGCTGCCTGGCTGGGCTGGTCTGGCAGGCGGGGCACTGATTCCCGTCCTTCCAGCGGCGTCCAGCGGGCAGGGAGTGGGGATCCTGCAGGAAGGAGGGCAGCTTCAGCACGCCTGAGGCTCCGCTTCCCTGCGCTTTTCAGGCATCAACATTTATGAGCCAGCGCCCCCTACCGGTCCCACCCAGCAACCCCTGGAGGCTCTGGGTAAGCGCCCGGAGGCTAGCCCCGTGCTGTGGAAGGGtggccctggagaaggggcaAGTTCTAATCCGTTGCTCCTCCACCCGCCAGGCAATTTCCGCGGCTGGCACATCAGGACTGAGAAACTCCAGCAGAACCTCAGGTGAGTGGCCGGGACACACGTGGCCTGCATTTGATTCCCTCTTCCGGCCTCCCTCGCTGTGGGACCTGGAAAAGCTGTCTTTACCTCTCTGGGCCCTTGTCTCCTGCTCTGTAAACAGGATGTCATAAGAGCATGCCCATAAAACACACGGCATAGGGTCTGGCTAGTTTGCACGTAGTAGGTGTTCCAtgccgtgcttagtcactcagttcgcgtccaactcttcgcgaccccatagatggtagcccaccaggctcctctgttcatgaaattctccaggcaggaatactggaatggtttgcctgtATTGGATGGGTTGCCTGAatggatcttccggacccagggatccaacctgggtctct is from Bos indicus isolate NIAB-ARS_2022 breed Sahiwal x Tharparkar chromosome 18, NIAB-ARS_B.indTharparkar_mat_pri_1.0, whole genome shotgun sequence and encodes:
- the NCCRP1 gene encoding F-box only protein 50, with product MEEVREGPELGGGMEEPASPQEPASPPPPPSPPSPAAPETPRLPAPESPTEAHARQLLLQEWAPPRGSLELPPRLTWKLLFLRRPLYRNLLRSPNPEGINIYEPAPPTGPTQQPLEALGNFRGWHIRTEKLQQNLSWTVKQQCVDLLAEGLWEELLDDEQPRITVMDWFEDSRLDACVYELHVWLLAADRSTVIAQHHVAPRTSGRGPPGHWIQVSHVFRQYGSGVRFVHFLHKTKNRMERGGLRRTRVTDSSVSVQFRE